From Hoeflea sp. 108:
GACGACGTTTTCGCGGAGCCCCAAAGGGGCATCGCGGGATACAGCCGAGGCAGCGCCAATAACGCCGAGCGCATAAAGGGCTGAGGCCAGCCAGGTCATGACGCCCTCGACATCAATGCGTGGGCGACCCAGCCGAACGTCGCGGCGACAGACAGCGAAAACCACCAAAGCAGAAACAGCGTCATGCTGCGGCCCTCGCCTTCATCCATGCGGCGCTGCAGGAGGCGCACGAGGCTTGGCTATGAGCCCATTTGCACGAGTCCGGTTTCTGGCAGCGTGTGTTGGTGAATTGGGTGGCCGAGGCTTCCGGGGAGGAGGACGGGGCCTCGGCCTTATCCGCAGCCGGGGAGGAGTTCGGCTTCTGCGGATCAGTACCGGACAGCGACGGTTCAACGTCATTGACGTTCGCCAGTCGGGCCTTGCCCTTCACTGCAGCGAATGCGTCGCCATCCGATTGGGAATTGGGTGCATGTCTTTCCACGCTGTCAGACCGCCCCATACCGGTGGGGCCTCCCTTAGCACCCTGGATAGGCATGCCGGGCAGGACTTGAACCTGCGTATTCACCACGATCTCGGTCAGCGAGCCGGAGTCGAACCGGCCTGCGTCGTCAGCCGATACCGGCTGTCCTGCTTCCGCACCCCAGCCGTGCCATCCAGGCCGGGCCGTGCGCGCGAACATCTCGATCTTGGGAAGATTCGGAAACTGGCGCTCGATCAGTTCCGCGAACAGTTCGGGCTTGGCGCTATGAGCGCCGACGGCTGCCAGGATCAGGCTCTCTGGCTGGGTGCCCATCTCGGGCGCAGGAATCGAACCCTTGGTACCGATCAGCAGCAACTCGTGCTTGTTGCGGGTCCAATAACCCGTGCCGATACGATCCTTGGCCCAGATGATGTGCGACTTGTAGGTGAAGCCCCACGCCGCCATGACGCGCAAAGCTTCGGGGAGCATCGGAGCGGTGGCCCAGAGAAACAGGACGCAGTCGTCGGCTGCGGGCACTTCCAGCGCTGCGATGTCGTCGAGCAGCATGGTCGGATAGTGATTGTCTGCCGCGCGATCCATGCCGGTGTCGCGGCTGTAAGGTTCGAAGCGCCAAGGCGGGTCGGCGTAGACGACACCAAAGCTGCCCTGCCCAAGGCTCGCGGCAGCGGCGCGCATCTTCGCAGCAAGCGCGGCCTCCTTCTCGTCTCGGGCAAGACGCTTTTCGCCTGCCTTGAGCAGATTGGTGGTAACGCGCTCGTGTTCAGCCTCGACCCTGTCGCGCCATTCGCCGACCATGGATTCGAACTCGGCTTCCGGGACGGCGGCCATCTTCTGCGCGCGAGCAGAAAGCTTGTGGTCGATGCCGGCCTCAGCCAAGACTGGCCTGCTGAAAACCACTTCCTCGACGGAAGGGGTTTTCTTGGGACGACCGCCTTCGCTAAGTCCGACCGTCGCCCGCTGCCCAGCGATCATCTCGCCAAGGCGACGCTCGGCCCGGATCCTGATCTCGGCGGCGTCCACCTCGAGCTGTTTGTTCTTCGCCTGCTTGGCGTAGGCCCGCATGGCTTCGGAGCGGTCGCGGATGTCCTTCACGTCGTCGACGGACTTCGCTTCGGCCAGCGCCTTGCAGGCGGCATCGTAGCGGATGAGCGACGGCACGGGATGCTCGCCAGTCGGCATGATCTGGTGCGCCAGGCTCATGCTGCAGTCTCCGAAGCAGGACCAAAGATGTCAGGCCGGAGCAGGTGGCGAGAGACACCTGTGATGCGCTCAACATCGAGAACCCGTTCAGGCGGGCACTTCCGCCATTGTGAGACGGCCTGGGGCGTTAAGCCCCCGATGGAACGGGCCAAGGCCGCAGGACCGCCTGCCACTTCAACTGCTGTTTCGATTGCGTCAGCCATGCCGAAAGTGAAAGCATATCTTTCACATAATAGCAAGCATCTCTTTCAGTGAAAGCGCGGCTTTCGTCTGACATTGTCGGGTCATGAGAAAAGAACCCAAACCGGAAGACATCGCGCTAGGTCAGCGCATCAAATGGGTGCGCGAGCAACAACGGCTTAAGCCTGCAGAGTTCGCGCGGCCGTTGGATGTGACAAGGCAAGCTGTGGTCAACTGGGAACGTGGGCATGGCGCTGACCGGAAGCGACTGGAAAGGATCGCACTCGTCTACGGCGTGAGTTTCGATTGGTTAGCCACGAACCGCGGCGAGCCGGTTCTGGGCGCCATGCAGCACCCAAGCCCGCTGCCCGTCGTGATTGAGAGCCCAGCTGAACAAAAGCCGGCAAGGGACGAACCGCTTCGCGCCAGCGATGTCGACGAACCGATTGTCGGTATCCGCGCGATTGAATCCACCCTCAATCGAGTTGTCGGTCTTAAACAGAAGAACGTCCATCAACTGCTCAGCGAGATCAGCGATATGCTCGCGGCTAACGCTGACGAATCGAAACAAAATACGCTTCGTGGTCGATCTGAACCCGCCAGTCCCCACCATGCAAAAGCGCCATCATAACGGATATCTCCGCTGCCTTTCGTTTGATGACGATGACCGGATCCAGCGGTGCGACTGCGCCGGCCGCTTCGATAAGGCCGGCGACGATTTCCTCGTTCCGCGATGCAAAGCGCGGCTTGATCTGATGCTGTATCGCCAATTCGTGCCCCCGCCGGCCGCTACATGCGCTGCATTTCATTGAGCTCTTCGGGCAGCTCGCCATACGCGACGATCAGCTTCGGATCTTCGAAATCTCCGGTGATGGCGTCACCCTCGCGCACAAAGGCGATGACCAGGGGTTTCCGGCCGGCCAGCCGTTCGGCCAATTGCTTGGCATGAACCAAGTCGCGGGCCTCGACTGGGGTATCCGCGACGACGGCGCCGCGCTTACCCGGCTGATAGCTCTGGACTACGTACATTGCACTCATACTCTCGCCTCCCATGGCGTTCTTGTTGGATGCCCAATAGGAACGCTGTCCTATCGACAGAGTCAAGAACGAAAGAGGAACAAATTCCTCGATTGATCAACAGACAGGTGCGCGCTTAGATCGGCAGGCAAGAAAGAGGAGTTCACATTGCCGGTACTGCATCAACGTGGCGTCGACCTTCTGCTCGAGGTCATGGACGCTAAGGATCACATCGATAGCCTGAGCCGCGAGGAAATCAGAAAACTCCTGGTCGAGGTCAGTGATGTCCTTATGCTCCTATTGGAGCGCGACATCCCAGGTGCCCCGCCGCAAACAGGCAAAGCCGAATAGTGGGATCGGGCGCTCAAAATGGTAACGAGCTATTTCATCTCGGAGCTGATACGCACCGCGAATGAGATATCGAAATTGACTCGTCCTGAAATGGCCCGGATGCTGCAGCGGGCCGCGAACACCATACGAGATTACCGCGAGCAAATCGCCTTCTCCGGTGGCCCTGCACATGACCTCACCCAAGACGACATCGTCTTCGAATTGAACGCCATGGCCAGCGCGATCGACCTCTTCCCCGCTGAGAAAGTCTCGGCGATGCTGCTTGAGGCCGTGGAAGTCATGAAAGCTTGCAAAGCGCAGATCGAGGAGAAGCGGAGGTCAACCTCG
This genomic window contains:
- a CDS encoding MT-A70 family methyltransferase, translating into MSLAHQIMPTGEHPVPSLIRYDAACKALAEAKSVDDVKDIRDRSEAMRAYAKQAKNKQLEVDAAEIRIRAERRLGEMIAGQRATVGLSEGGRPKKTPSVEEVVFSRPVLAEAGIDHKLSARAQKMAAVPEAEFESMVGEWRDRVEAEHERVTTNLLKAGEKRLARDEKEAALAAKMRAAAASLGQGSFGVVYADPPWRFEPYSRDTGMDRAADNHYPTMLLDDIAALEVPAADDCVLFLWATAPMLPEALRVMAAWGFTYKSHIIWAKDRIGTGYWTRNKHELLLIGTKGSIPAPEMGTQPESLILAAVGAHSAKPELFAELIERQFPNLPKIEMFARTARPGWHGWGAEAGQPVSADDAGRFDSGSLTEIVVNTQVQVLPGMPIQGAKGGPTGMGRSDSVERHAPNSQSDGDAFAAVKGKARLANVNDVEPSLSGTDPQKPNSSPAADKAEAPSSSPEASATQFTNTRCQKPDSCKWAHSQASCASCSAAWMKARAAA
- a CDS encoding Cro/CI family transcriptional regulator, with translation MADAIETAVEVAGGPAALARSIGGLTPQAVSQWRKCPPERVLDVERITGVSRHLLRPDIFGPASETAA
- a CDS encoding helix-turn-helix transcriptional regulator, which translates into the protein MRKEPKPEDIALGQRIKWVREQQRLKPAEFARPLDVTRQAVVNWERGHGADRKRLERIALVYGVSFDWLATNRGEPVLGAMQHPSPLPVVIESPAEQKPARDEPLRASDVDEPIVGIRAIESTLNRVVGLKQKNVHQLLSEISDMLAANADESKQNTLRGRSEPASPHHAKAPS